One window of Legionella pneumophila subsp. pneumophila str. Philadelphia 1 genomic DNA carries:
- a CDS encoding lpg2050 family Dot/Icm T4SS effector, which yields MKSKLEYHFSANADGDESCIEDVDGNEFTPNGSPAHGWTAWTRFFGHQNQPPKYVVKQPRPDKVRSSSDLRDKKLNNEWNRARYQHELDIWNLVYPDNKAYLFTDKGIRLVLPYLPGKTLFSFTSREEDQLTWCQLNHAVFCEFKRFTELGLKHCDLKYDNFLIERKQDGTFRAYIIDLDSVGKLKPNDQDYDWNIVLASLFDDTGLKSPDVCPPGYIALKSIDVPAENENEARSKLDKIKKELSQKKPTLVRVKNCQQNKLDYYFVYGCLYNGQWGFTKLDEKIISSVNLSNFSGALVDCRAASVIGNHIKLKQGHISYRLDLYINCLNEKIAELTLLKSQNSPKKLYIPF from the coding sequence ATGAAATCCAAACTTGAATACCATTTCTCTGCAAACGCGGATGGCGATGAATCCTGTATTGAAGATGTTGATGGAAATGAATTTACTCCAAATGGTTCACCAGCACATGGATGGACTGCGTGGACTAGATTTTTTGGCCATCAAAACCAGCCTCCTAAATATGTTGTTAAACAACCTAGACCAGATAAAGTCCGTTCCTCTTCAGATCTTAGAGATAAAAAGCTTAATAATGAATGGAACAGAGCACGCTATCAGCATGAACTGGATATATGGAATTTGGTTTATCCAGATAATAAAGCCTATTTGTTTACAGATAAAGGAATTCGATTGGTTCTCCCTTATTTACCCGGTAAAACGCTATTTTCTTTTACTAGTAGGGAAGAAGATCAGTTAACCTGGTGTCAACTAAACCATGCAGTATTTTGTGAGTTTAAGCGCTTTACTGAGCTTGGATTGAAGCACTGCGATTTAAAATATGACAATTTTTTGATAGAAAGAAAGCAAGATGGTACCTTTAGAGCCTACATAATTGATCTCGATTCAGTGGGTAAACTAAAGCCTAATGATCAGGATTATGATTGGAATATTGTCCTGGCATCTCTATTCGACGATACCGGACTAAAAAGTCCGGATGTTTGCCCACCCGGCTATATTGCTTTGAAATCAATCGATGTTCCAGCAGAAAATGAGAATGAAGCACGATCAAAACTTGATAAAATAAAAAAAGAACTATCGCAAAAAAAACCTACCTTGGTAAGAGTCAAGAATTGCCAGCAAAATAAGTTGGATTATTATTTTGTTTATGGATGTTTGTATAATGGGCAATGGGGCTTTACTAAACTTGATGAGAAGATCATTAGTTCAGTTAATCTATCTAATTTTTCTGGTGCTTTAGTTGATTGTAGAGCTGCTTCTGTTATTGGTAATCATATTAAATTAAAACAAGGCCACATTAGTTACAGACTTGATCTTTATATCAATTGTCTGAATGAGAAAATAGCTGAACTCACTCTACTCAAATCTCAAAACTCACCTAAAAAGCTGTATATCCCATTTTAA